The DNA sequence GGCGTAGAGCACCAGGGCGCCGCCGTCGTAGACGACCGGCCGGAAGATGGCGACCTTCTTGCCGGGGGCGGGCTGCTTGAGGGCGGCGGGCGGGCCGGCGTCGGCGCGCATCAGGTCGGAGTACTCGTACGCGCGGCGCATCCGGTCGGCCAGCTTGCGGCCGCCCTTGGCCTCGGCGTACTCGGACTCGTACCAGGTGGCGTGGGCCTCGTTGAGCCAGAGGTCGCCCCAGGTGCGGGGGGTGACGCTGTCGCCGAACCACTGGTGCGCCAGCTCGTGGACCATCACCGACTCCAGGTACCAGGCGGGGAAGGAGCGCTTGGTGAACAGGTCGGCCTCGAAGAGGGAGAGGGTCTGGGTCTCCAGCTCGAAGCCGGTCGTCGCCTCGGCCAGGAGCACGCCGTAGTTCTCGAAGGGGTACCGGCCGAGCCGGCGTTCCAGCCAGGCCAGCTGTTCCGGGGTCTTGGCGACCCAGGGCGCCAGCCCGTCCCGCCGGCCGGCCGGCACGACGCTGCGCAGCGGGAGGCCGTGCGGTCCGGTGGACTCCAGGATCGCGGAGCGGCCGATGGCCACCTGGGCGAGCTCGGTGGCCATGGGGTGGCGGGTGCGGTACGTCCAGGTGGTCGTGGCGCCCCGGGTGGTGTGCCCGGTGGCGACGCCGTTGGCGACGACGGTGAGGTCCTTGGGGGCGCGGATCCGGAAGGTGAAGTCCGCCTTCTCGGAGGGGTGGTCGCTGCTCGGGAAGACGCGGTGCGCCGCGTCCGCCTGATTGGCCATGACCAGCCCGTCCTTGGTGGTGACC is a window from the Streptomyces mobaraensis genome containing:
- a CDS encoding M1 family metallopeptidase; the protein is MPHSPGARPPQHRRRLRRAALAATVPLLLLTAAAPPPAPLGIGDRLFPYLGNPGYHVTDYVLAFDYRGNDRPLDAVTTIEARSTERLERFNLDFARGTVRSVEVNGARASFTPVEEDLVVTPAHPVLRHTPFTVTVHHTSDPRGGEGGWVTTKDGLVMANQADAAHRVFPSSDHPSEKADFTFRIRAPKDLTVVANGVATGHTTRGATTTWTYRTRHPMATELAQVAIGRSAILESTGPHGLPLRSVVPAGRRDGLAPWVAKTPEQLAWLERRLGRYPFENYGVLLAEATTGFELETQTLSLFEADLFTKRSFPAWYLESVMVHELAHQWFGDSVTPRTWGDLWLNEAHATWYESEYAEAKGGRKLADRMRRAYEYSDLMRADAGPPAALKQPAPGKKVAIFRPVVYDGGALVLYALREKIGARAFEELERAWVDRYADRTVTTADFVALASKAAHRDLSGFLRPWLYDTATPPMPGHPDWKVTAKPA